A DNA window from Choloepus didactylus isolate mChoDid1 chromosome 9, mChoDid1.pri, whole genome shotgun sequence contains the following coding sequences:
- the LOC119544677 gene encoding spermine synthase-like, with protein sequence MTESVYTWQDHGYLATYTNKNGSFANLRIYPHGLVLVDLQSYDSDAQGKEEIDNLLNKVEERMKELSQDSAGRVKRLPPIVRGGVIDRYWPTADGRLVEYDIDEVVYDEDSPYQNIKILHSKQFGNILILSGDVNLAESDLAYTQAIMGSGKEDYTGKDVLILGGGDGGILCEIVKLEPKMVTMVEIDQMVIDGCKKYLRKTCGDVLDNLKGECYQVLIEDCIPVLKKYAKEGRKFDYVINDLTAVPISTSPEEDSTWEFLRLILDLSMKVLKQDGKYFTQGNSANLTEALSLFEEQLGHLYYPVEFSKEIVCVPSYLELWVFYTVWKKTHP encoded by the coding sequence ATGACGGAGTCAGTGTATACTTGGCAGGACCACGGCTATTTAGCAACCTACACGAACAAAAACGGCAGCTTTGCCAATTTGAGAATTTATCCACATGGATTGGTGTTGGTGGACCTTCAGAGTTATGACAGTGATGCACagggcaaagaagaaattgaCAATCTTTTGaataaagtagaagaaagaatgaaagaattgagTCAGGACAGTGCTGGGAGGGTGAAGCGATTACCACCCATTGTACGAGGAGGTGTCATTGACAGATACTGGCCCACTGCTGATGGGCGCCTAGTTGAGTATGACATAGATGAAGTGGTTTATGACGAAGACTCACCTTATCAGAACATTAAAATTTTACACTCAAAGCAATTTGGAAATATTCTCATCCTCAGTGGGGATGTTAATTTGGCAGAGAGTGATTTGGCATATACCCAGGCCATTATGGGCAGTGGGAAAGAAGATTACACTGGCAAAGACGTATTGATTCTGGGAGGCGGAGATGGGGGCATATTATGTGAAATTGTCAAACTGGAACCGAAGATGGTCACTATGGTAGAGATTGACCAAATGGTGATTGATGGGTGTAAGAAATACTTGCGAAAAACTTGTGGAGACGTCTTAGACAATCTTAAAGGAGAATGCTATCAGGTTCTAATAGAAGACTGTATTCCAGTACTGAAGAAGTATGCCAAAGAAGGGAGAAAGTTTGATTATGTGATTAATGATTTGACAGCTGTTCCAATTTCCACATCTCCAGAAGAAGATTCCACATGGGAGTTTCTCAGACTGATTCTTGACCTTTCAATGAAAGTTTTGAAACAGGATGGGAAATATTTTACACAGGGGAACAGTGCCAATTTGACAGAAGCCCTTTCACTCTTTGAAGAACAGCTTGGGCACCTATATTATCCTGTGGAATTCTCAAAGGAGATCGTGTGTGTCCCTTCATACTTGGAGTTGTGGGTATTTTACACTGTTTGGAAGAAAACTCACCCTTGA